In Nomia melanderi isolate GNS246 chromosome 4, iyNomMela1, whole genome shotgun sequence, the following are encoded in one genomic region:
- the LOC116425309 gene encoding ubiquitin-conjugating enzyme E2Q-like protein 1: MSTRSKEKVVAAFRKFFRSSEKISEPEAASSSTSSPSRRLLSRHHRPDAVTPSDGALPENSGAGNSGHGTCFFKSKKSSGTSAQGTVAVPDKRVRLRRLMKELGEIQRTQHRLDSTFTAELVNDNLFEWHVRLHKIDPESELAADMRELNIPYILLHVVFPENFPFAPPFMRVISPRIEKGFVMEGGAICMELLTPRGWASGYTIEAVITQFAASIVKGQGRVARKPKSNKEFNRRSAEESFRSLVKTHEKFGWVTPPLAEG, from the exons ATGTCTACAAGGTCCAAGGAGAAGGTAGTCGCCGCGTTTCGGAAATTCTTTCGGTCTTCTGAGAAAATCTCGGAGCCAGAAGCTGCGAGCAGTTCGACGAGCTCTCCTTCGAGAAGGCTTCTTAGTCGTCACCATCGGCCAGACGCGGTTACACCATCGGACGGTGCTTTGCCTGAAAATTCGGgcgctggcaattctggtcatGGAACTTGTTTCTTCAAGTCCAAGAAGTCCAGTGGGACTTCCGCTCAG GGCACCGTGGCGGTACCGGACAAAAGAGTTCGCCTTCGACGGTTAATGAAGGAGCTCGGCGAAATCCAGAGGACCCAGCATCGGCTCGACTCGACCTTCACCGCAGAATTGGTCAACGACAACTTGTTCGAATGGCACGTCAGGCTACACAAGATCGATCCGGAGAGTGAACTGGCTGCGGATATGAGAGAGCTTAATATACCTTACATCCTTTTACACGTTGTCTTCCCAGAAAACTTCCCTTTCGCACCACCCTTTATGCGGGTTATTTCGCCTAGAATCGAGAAGGGGTTCGTAATGGAGGGTGGTGCTATTTGTATGGAGCTTCTTACACCGAGAGGTTGGGCCAGTGGCTACACTATTGAGGCGGTTATCACGCAATTTGCAGCCAGTATTGTTAAGGGACAG GGTCGCGTGGCGAGGAAGCCCAAGTCAAACAAAGAATTCAACAGAAGATCCGCTGAAGAGTCCTTCAGGAGCCTCGTGAAGACCCATGAGAAATTCGGATGGGTGACACCCCCTCTCGCCGAGGGTTGA